Proteins encoded within one genomic window of Humulus lupulus chromosome 1, drHumLupu1.1, whole genome shotgun sequence:
- the LOC133794294 gene encoding zinc finger CCCH domain-containing protein 32, with product MELYGRSPARNGSNPGQQPEWSPDVGETGLEESMWQLGLTGGSGGGESYPERPGVPNCVYYMRTGYCGYGNRCRYNHPRDRAAVAAAVRATGEYPERVGEPVCQYYLKTGTCKFGASCKFHHPKHGGGSLSQAPLNVYGYPLRPGEAECSYYLKTGQCKFGLTCKFHHPQPAGASVTASAPQFYPPVQSPSVPMPDQFGGPSTSLRVARPPLVPGSYVQGAYGPVLFPHGVVPLPGWNPYSAPVSPVLSPGAQPTVGGASVYGVTHLPSSTASLARPYSSLPSSIGASSSSPKEQAFPERAGEPECQYYLRTGDCKFGSSCRYHHPRDRAVPRTNCLLSPMGLPLRPGMQPCTFYLQNGQCKFGATCKFDHPTMRYSPSASSLIDMPVTPYPVGSLLATLAPSSTSSELRPELISGSKKESYSARIPSSGNTSTSSVGLIFSQTGPVSLSDVQLSSQSSVALSSSRSTRQGGEVRRSS from the exons ATGGAGTTGTACGGCCGGAGCCCCGCGAGGAATGGGTCAAATCCCGGGCAACAGCCGGAATGGAGCCCGGATGTTGGCGAAACCGGGCTTGAAG AATCGATGTGGCAATTGGGGCTGACTGGCGGCAGCGGTGGCGGCGAATCGTACCCGGAGCGTCCCGGCGTGCCGAACTGTGTGTATTATATGCGAACTGGTTATTGTGGATATGGTAACCGGTGCCGCTACAACCATCCCCGTGATCGTGCTGCG GTGGCAGCAGCTGTGAGAGCTACCGGGGAGTACCCAGAGCGAGTGGGAGAACCTGTATGTCAG TATTACTTAAAAACTGGGACCTGTAAATTTGGTGCGTCCTGCAAGTTCCACCATCCGAAACATGGAGGTGGATCTTTGAGCCAAGCTCCACTAAATGTTTATGGATACCCATTACGACCg GGTGAGGCAGAGTGCTCCTACTATTTGAAAACGGGGCAGTGCAAATTTGGGTTAACTTGTAAATTCCATCATCCTCAACCTGCCGGCGCCTCAGTGACGGCTTCTGCACCTCAATTTTATCCACCGGTGCAATCTCCTTCAGTTCCCATGCCTGATCAATTTGGGGGGCCATCCACCAGCTTGAGGGTGGCTAGGCCTCCGTTAGTGCCTGGTTCATATGTTCAAGGGGCTTATGGTCCTGTTTTATTTCCTCATGGAGTTGTTCCTTTACCTGGGTGGAATCCTTACTCG GCACCTGTAAGCCCAGTGCTATCTCCGGGTGCTCAGCCTACTGTAGGAGGAGCTTCTGTGTATGGAGTAACACATTTACCTTCTTCTACAGCTTCACTTGCAAGACCTTACTCCTCTTTACCCTCTTCTATTGGTGCCTCAAGCAGTAGTCCAAAGGAACAAGCATTTCCAGAGAGGGCTGGAGAACCTGAGTGCCAATATTATTTAAGAACAGGGGACTGTAAATTTGGATCATCATGCCGTTATCATCATCCACGTGATCGAGCTGTGCCAAGGACAAATTGTCTCCTCAGTCCAATGGGCCTCCCCCTGCGTCCG GGTATGCAACCTTGCACTTTCTATTTGCAAAATGGGCAGTGCAAATTTGGTGCCACATGTAAATTTGATCATCCAACTATGAGATATAGTCCATCAGCCTCGTCTCTAATTGATATGCCAGTTACTCCATATCCAGTTGGGTCATTGCTGGCTACTCTGGCTCCTTCATCCACATCGTCAGAGCTTCGACCTGAACTAATATCAGGATCCAAGAAGGAATCTTATTCAGCTAGAATTCCTTCTTCTGGGAACACCTCAACTAGTTCAGTTGGTTTAATATTCTCACAGACTGGGCCTGTTTCACTCTCTGATGTGCAACTTTCAAGTCAGAGTTCCGTTGCTTTAAGTAGTAGCAGAAGCACTAGACAAGGTGGTGAGGTTCGTCGTTCAAGCTAA